A part of Girardinichthys multiradiatus isolate DD_20200921_A chromosome 12, DD_fGirMul_XY1, whole genome shotgun sequence genomic DNA contains:
- the zbtb26 gene encoding zinc finger and BTB domain-containing protein 26 encodes MAQNQVILQFRFATFGDSMLQKMNLLRHQRRFCDVTVRINQLEVPGHKVVFAAGSSFLRDQFILQQDSKEVQISMIQEAEVGRQLLLSCYTGQLEFPELELVHYLTVASFLQMGHIVEQCTQALSKFIKPQASRQLEVDLDMRREKGGEGSSSQAHREHECSEVRTVPEGEEEDDEEEEDEAVLMGQVEGDNNGESDDDDDDDDDDIIMQPKSPVQVWRRRPRPGLVESDITIVKVESVTDVAENTITGHFSASPPVSLHSPEPQHSLINSTVDSRGSEMAVPPGMAGYPLSPPPSSPPTEKHSGHQRNYDKPLQWYHQCPKCARVFRQLENYANHLKMHKLFMCLLCGKTFTQKGNLHRHMRVHAGIKPFQCKICGKTFTQKCSLLDHLNLHSGDKPHRCNYCDMVFAHKPVLRKHLKQIHGKNSFDNANEGSLHEGSLEFDFGRM; translated from the coding sequence ATGGCCCAGAACCAGGTGATCCTGCAGTTCCGATTCGCGACGTTCGGGGACTCCATGCTGCAGAAGATGAACCTTCTTCGACATCAGAGACGCTTCTGTGACGTCACCGTCCGTATCAACCAGTTAGAGGTCCCTGGTCACAAAGTGGTGTTTGCTGCTGGCTCGTCTTTCTTGAGGGACCAGTTTATTCTACAGCAGGACTCCAAGGAGGTCCAGATCTCTATGATCCAGGAGGCAGAAGTTGGCCGACAGCTGCTGCTTTCCTGTTACACTGGTCAGCTGGAGTTTCCTGAGCTGGAGCTCGTGCATTACCTGACAGTGGCCAGCTTTCTTCAAATGGGCCACATCGTTGAGCAGTGCACCCAAGCCCTCAGCAAGTTCATCAAACCTCAGGCCTCACGCCAGCTGGAGGTGGATCTGGACATGAGGAGGGAGAAGGGAGGCGAGGGTTCATCCTCTCAGGCTCATAGGGAGCATGAGTGTTCCGAGGTGCGGACTGTACCtgagggagaggaagaggacgatgaggaggaggaggatgaagcgGTGTTGATGGGCCAGGTTGAGGGAGACAACAATGGTGagagtgatgatgatgatgatgatgatgatgacgacATCATAATGCAGCCCAAGAGCCCTGTCCAGGTTTGGAGGAGGCGTCCAAGGCCAGGTTTGGTAGAAAGTGACATCACCATAGTAAAAGTGGAGTCTGTGACTGATGTAGCAGAAAACACCATCACTGGTCACTTTTCTGCCAGCCCCCCTGTCTCGCTTCACTCCCCTGAGCCCCAACACTCGCTCATCAACTCTACCGTGGACAGCCGTGGTAGTGAGATGGCAGTCCCACCTGGCATGGCCGGTTACCCGCTTAGCCCTCCTCCCTCATCCCCGCCCACAGAGAAGCACAGCGGGCACCAAAGGAACTATGACAAACCTCTGCAGTGGTACCACCAGTGCCCTAAATGTGCGCGGGTCTTCCGCCAGCTGGAGAACTACGCCAACCACCTCAAAATGCACAAGCTGTTCATGTGCCTCCTGTGCGGGAAGACCTTCACTCAGAAGGGCAATCTGCACCGACATATGCGAGTGCACGCCGGCATCAAGCCCTTCCAGTgcaaaatctgtggcaagacattTACGCAGAAGTGTTCGCTGTTGGATCACCTAAACCTGCACAGTGGCGACAAGCCGCATCGCTGCAACTACTGCGACATGGTGTTCGCTCACAAGCCCGTTCTACGCAAGCACCTCAAACAGATCCATGGCAAGAACAGCTTTGACAACGCAAATGAAGGTAGCCTGCACGAGGGCAGTCTGGAGTTTGATTTCGGACGAATGTaa